A window of the Candidatus Liberibacter solanacearum CLso-ZC1 genome harbors these coding sequences:
- a CDS encoding HlyD family secretion protein yields MYNIFWKNFKKHHLTTLAKTIILSTIGIVGLIIWSILLPIEIRVSSLGEILYDNDIVEIKSPFSGIINKFQVNNGAQVLQGDPLLTFEDTETNDLLNLKKSSITDLKCRIDTANSALNFLNSKYDVIKRAFDIRDEQLLDFLRNYPPTCSKVFNYEISKLYRSLKLKLTRTHNLYSNYLDLEDKISLSNMLLLSHKKDLTITKNLFKDNVVSKNELNQQERVVHKSALELTTDLNAQKAMLRHINELYDEANVEFANYLKDISRDLDHNQRTLIDEISKATILEKKISQHTILSPIMGTIVYNQSFSSSNYIQESQLLMKIVPRCDLTHIRAKVAPQQIQSVKNGQIATVRFPHYPDIREKKFKAIIETINPIISQRNNDSSQTQNYYEVILKIIDPAYFDNKIELRNGYLAEILFTAEYTTLAKEIIRPITNNWPKIFER; encoded by the coding sequence ATGTACAATATTTTTTGGAAAAATTTTAAAAAACATCACCTTACAACTCTTGCAAAAACGATTATTCTTTCTACTATTGGAATCGTCGGGCTTATAATATGGTCGATTCTGCTTCCTATAGAAATACGCGTTTCTTCTCTTGGAGAAATTTTATATGATAATGATATTGTTGAAATAAAATCTCCTTTTTCTGGTATCATCAACAAATTCCAGGTGAATAATGGTGCCCAAGTTCTACAAGGAGATCCTCTTTTAACATTTGAAGATACCGAAACAAACGATCTTCTTAACCTAAAAAAATCATCAATTACGGATCTCAAATGCCGAATAGATACCGCCAATTCAGCATTAAATTTCCTAAATAGTAAATATGATGTCATCAAAAGGGCTTTTGATATACGCGACGAACAACTATTAGATTTTCTGCGTAATTATCCACCTACTTGTTCCAAGGTTTTTAATTATGAGATATCCAAATTATATAGATCATTAAAACTAAAATTAACTCGTACGCACAATCTTTATTCCAATTATCTTGACCTAGAAGATAAAATATCTCTATCAAATATGCTGTTATTATCTCATAAAAAAGATTTAACAATAACAAAAAATCTTTTTAAAGATAATGTTGTTAGCAAAAACGAATTAAATCAACAAGAGAGAGTTGTACATAAAAGTGCACTTGAATTAACAACAGATCTCAATGCACAGAAAGCTATGTTGCGCCATATAAATGAACTATATGATGAAGCCAATGTAGAGTTTGCTAACTACTTGAAAGACATATCACGCGATTTAGACCATAATCAACGCACTCTCATAGATGAAATCTCAAAAGCCACTATACTCGAAAAAAAAATATCCCAACACACAATTCTGTCTCCGATTATGGGAACAATTGTATACAACCAAAGTTTTTCTTCTAGTAACTATATACAAGAATCACAGCTCTTAATGAAAATAGTTCCTCGTTGTGATCTTACTCATATCAGAGCAAAAGTCGCTCCACAACAAATTCAAAGCGTCAAAAATGGTCAGATAGCTACCGTGCGTTTTCCACATTATCCTGACATCAGAGAAAAAAAATTCAAAGCAATAATCGAAACAATTAATCCAATTATTTCACAAAGGAACAATGATTCTTCGCAAACGCAAAACTATTATGAAGTTATTTTAAAAATTATTGATCCTGCTTACTTCGACAATAAAATAGAACTGCGTAATGGATATCTTGCCGAAATTCTATTTACAGCCGAATACACCACACTTGCTAAAGAAATCATCCGC
- a CDS encoding ATP-binding cassette domain-containing protein — protein MMHIYDSVIGAQSQTNLIALSVITLFLYALFFGFDLIRSRMFIESSHSIERLFKFYIITTIKKHDSDHTSLLSTVSALDQLKQFIRSPVLPAFFDLLFTPIFIISSLCIHPLLGSWAIVSAILLLTTSYLFQKKNERLEQRNATNKQNEINFSKAILSNPEYMHIPTTRDFLLTHWDQRRFSSQASQSLIAKKNFFGISLIKTLRMTLQSSILGTGAWLVIHQNLSAGSIIATSIITTRAIAPLEQMMNAKKYLKIGFESLKYLIDLKKNSDLLNSSNQTNHPITTQLPNSTIIFNNITLRHKKTSRLICKNLSFTIPEGTCCVVSGPNYCGKTSFFLCMLGLHSLENGTISCGDREISRNFIEYFPTQIGYLSQNCTLFPMNIIENITLSNDENSLKIAQKATKTIGCDDDISSLKDGYQTICPSQAISDNLAQKICLSRIIAHNPQILLIDESLHQLDNVTKNNFYMLLKKFKENKKTIIIASHDPKIIDISDFALIFNPITDPFFGSIQDIFNTKVSANTQIKT, from the coding sequence ATGATGCATATTTATGATAGCGTCATCGGGGCACAGAGCCAAACTAACCTTATCGCCCTAAGCGTTATAACACTTTTTCTTTACGCACTTTTTTTTGGCTTTGACTTGATACGCTCAAGAATGTTTATTGAATCCTCTCATTCAATAGAACGTCTTTTTAAATTTTATATCATAACTACCATAAAAAAACATGATTCAGACCATACTTCCCTGCTATCAACAGTTTCTGCGTTAGATCAACTCAAACAATTTATTAGATCACCTGTTTTACCCGCTTTTTTCGACCTCCTGTTCACTCCTATATTTATTATATCAAGTCTTTGTATCCATCCATTGCTAGGATCTTGGGCGATAGTAAGCGCAATTCTTCTCCTTACAACAAGCTATTTGTTTCAAAAAAAGAATGAACGATTGGAGCAAAGGAACGCCACCAATAAACAAAATGAAATAAATTTTAGCAAAGCAATACTGAGCAATCCAGAATACATGCATATTCCTACTACACGTGATTTTCTATTAACACACTGGGATCAAAGGCGTTTTTCCTCACAGGCTTCTCAATCACTCATAGCGAAGAAAAACTTTTTTGGAATATCCTTGATCAAAACACTCCGCATGACTTTGCAATCATCAATTCTAGGAACAGGTGCTTGGTTGGTTATCCATCAAAATTTATCAGCCGGCTCCATTATCGCAACTTCTATTATCACTACTCGAGCAATTGCTCCTTTAGAACAAATGATGAATGCTAAAAAATATCTTAAAATTGGCTTTGAATCTTTGAAATATCTCATAGATTTAAAAAAAAATTCTGATCTTTTAAATTCATCCAATCAAACAAATCATCCCATCACCACACAACTACCAAATAGTACTATCATCTTCAACAACATAACACTACGACACAAAAAAACATCTCGCCTTATTTGTAAAAATTTATCTTTTACCATTCCAGAAGGAACATGTTGTGTTGTTTCTGGGCCAAATTATTGCGGAAAAACTAGTTTTTTTCTTTGTATGCTTGGACTACATTCTTTAGAAAACGGAACTATATCATGTGGAGATAGAGAGATATCCCGCAACTTTATCGAATATTTCCCTACACAAATTGGTTATCTTTCACAAAATTGCACTTTGTTCCCAATGAACATTATAGAAAATATTACCCTATCTAATGATGAAAATTCATTAAAAATAGCACAAAAAGCAACAAAAACTATAGGATGCGACGATGATATCTCTTCTCTAAAGGATGGATATCAAACCATTTGTCCTTCTCAGGCAATATCCGATAACCTCGCACAAAAAATATGTTTATCACGCATCATAGCACATAATCCTCAAATCCTTTTGATCGATGAATCGCTCCATCAATTAGATAATGTAACGAAAAATAATTTTTACATGCTTCTCAAAAAATTTAAAGAAAACAAAAAAACAATAATCATCGCCTCTCATGATCCTAAAATTATCGACATATCAGATTTTGCGTTGATATTTAATCCTATAACAGACCCCTTTTTTGGATCAATACAAGATATTTTTAACACCAAAGTATCTGCTAACACTCAAATAAAAACTTAA